The Camelus ferus isolate YT-003-E chromosome 4, BCGSAC_Cfer_1.0, whole genome shotgun sequence genome has a segment encoding these proteins:
- the LRRC26 gene encoding leucine-rich repeat-containing protein 26 — MRRPSFLSQRPLLLLLLSPWPVWTQTPAAASRWGTQGAPHCPEACACAPGGQANCSGRALLAVPAGLSRPVRALLLDHNRVRALPPGAFVGAGALLRLDLRENGLRWVHARAFWGLGALQELDLGANQLEALVPGTFAPLRALRVLSLADNQLARLEPAALGALPLLGALSLQDNDLSALAPGLLAGLPALNTLGLRGNPWACGCALRPLCAWLRRHPRPAPEAETLLCVSPGRLTLSPLTAFSEAAFSHCGQPLAPRDLAVVYALGPLSFLASLAACMALGSVFTACRARRRRRRRRAAAARCPPRRLPDPSRGPASPADPGSTENAAAQA, encoded by the exons ATGCGGAGACCCTCCTTTCTCTCGCAGCGGCCgctattgctgctgctgctgtcgcCGTGGCCAGTCTGGACCCAGACGCCTGCGGCGGCCTCCCGCTGGGGAACTCAGGGCGCCCCCCACTGCCCCGAGGCGTGCGCGTGCGCGCCAGGCGGCCAGGCCAACTGTTCGGGGCGAGCGCTGCTCGCCGTGCCAGCGGGCCTGAGCCGGCCGGTGCGCGCGCTGCTGCTGGACCACAACCGCGTGCGCGCGCTGCCGCCTGGCGCCTTCGTGGGCGCTGGCGCGCTGCTACGCCTGGACCTGCGAGAGAACGGACTGCGCTGGGTGCACGCGCGGGCTTTCTGGGGCCTGGGCGCGCTTCAGGAGCTCGACCTCGGCGCCAATCAGCTGGAGGCGCTGGTGCCCGGCACCTTCGCGCCACTGCGCGCGCTGCGCGTCCTCTCGCTGGCGGACAACCAGCTGGCGCGCCTGGAGCCCGCGGCTCTAGGCGCGCTCCCGCTGCTGGGCGCGCTCAGCCTGCAGGATAACGATCTGTCTGCGCTCGCGCCCGGCCTGCTGGCCGGCCTGCCCGCTCTCAACACGCTGGGCCTGCGCGGCAACCCCTGGGCCTGCGGCTGCGCGCTGCGCCCGCTCTGCGCCTGGCTGCGCAGGCACCCGCGGCCCGCGCCAG AGGCCGAGACGCTGCTCTGCGTGTCGCCCGGGCGGCTGACGCTCAGCCCCTTGACCGCCTTCTCCGAAGCCGCCTTCAGCCACTGCGGGCAGCCCCTTGCCCCGCGGGACCTGGCCGTGGTCTACGCGCTCGGGCCCCTCTCCTTCCTCGCCAGCCTGGCTGCCTGCATGGCTCTGGGCTCCGTGTTCACCGCCTGCcgcgcgcgccgccgccgccgccgccgccgcgccgccgccgcccgctgcCCGCCGAGGAGACTGCCGGATCCCAGTCGCGGCCCGGCCTCGCCTGCGGACCCGGGGAGCACGGAGAACGCCGCTGCCCAAGCCTGA
- the TMEM210 gene encoding transmembrane protein 210, giving the protein MPGLRVWWPPAGLRAPRLLLGLSSITTYEAAPVYLCHPKQVADLLDWPSRVAVPAPGLLGLWTQLASECGKTQRLRSQHHSTVAEVCQALPPEEDTCVKVREVPSAGTYCECSLGLSREALIALLVVLAGVSASCFCALVIVAVGVIRAKGETCPGHVDSRLVGHFGVQEDHMDLHTVHVESHLMDPELGVPMMPPLEDQGLMTIAVDSMAPSMTLEDSPPTTPAT; this is encoded by the exons ATGCCTGGCCTAAGGGTCTGGTGGCCACCTGCTGGGCTGAGAGCCCCAAGGCTGCTGCTGGGACTCAGCTCCATCACCACGTATGAGGCAGCCCCTG TGTACCTTTGTCACCCTAAGCAGGTTGCAGACCTGCTGGACTGGCCTAGCAGGGTGGCAGTGCCAGCCCCCGGGCTCCTGGGCCTTTGGACTCAGCTTGCGAGCGAGTGTGGTAAAACCCAGCGTCTCAGGTCACAGCATCACTCAACAGTTGCAGaggtgtgccaggcactgccacCAGAAGAGGACACTTGTGTGAAAGTCAGGGAGGTCCCCAGTG CTGGAACCTACTGTGAGTGCAGCCTTGGCCTCAGCCGAGAGGCGCTCATTGCCCTGCTGGTGGTGCTGGCAGGTGTCAGTGCCAGCTGCTTCTGCGCCCTGGTCATCGTGGCAGTTGGCGTCATTCGAGCCAAGGG TGAAACATGCCCCGGACACGTGGACAGCAG GTTGGTGGGGCACTTTGGGGTCCAGGAAGATCACATGGACCTGCACACGGTGCACGTGGAGTCCCACCTCATGGACCCTGAACTTGGGGTCCCCATGATGCCACCCCTGGAAGATCAAGGCCTCATGACCATCGCCGTAGACTCAATGGCCCCCTCCATGACCCTAGAGGATTCACCCCCTACAACCCCTGCCACCTGA